Proteins from a genomic interval of uncultured Desulfuromusa sp.:
- a CDS encoding insulinase family protein produces MNTQKMFPGQSIHGFIVEQVDSLPAINATMIRLQHQVTGARFMHLDRDDDNHLFAVGFRTPPDDSTGVAHILEHTALCGSERFPVRDPFFSMLKRSLNSFMNAMTASDWTLYPFSSMNRKDFHNLLDIYLDAAFFPRLTERDFSQEGHRLEYAIGDDPSSPLEYKGVVYNEMKGAMSDPSSLLSRRMDKHLYPTTTYRHNSGGEPEDIPDLSWQQLRDFHARYYHPSNSWFFSSGNLDLSELLAIVEDRVLKKFERLDLDSEVPVEQRLETPVTVTEKYPLDAGDVLEKRSMVEVAWLDSDINDSFERLAMSLLSALLLGNSAAPLYKALLDSGLGANLAPGTGYHDDIRTTYFAAGLQGTDPEHAQAIEKLILETLEQVAEEGFSRERIDAAIHRLEFSNREVTGDNYPYSLLLLMRLIGPWIHGGDPVAALKFEDNLGKIQQKIETEPFFENLIRDRLLNNQHRVTLLLQPDTDLGPRQDAATRTKLDKIEKQLSETEKQQLVERAKELQTAQEEEEDLSCLPTLELSDIPANEVAVPVEQQLEGEVETFWFAQPTNGIGVVALNFGLEGLTAEQCKYLPVFSSLLTQIGAGKRDYLQMAEAMEAVTGGISARTSLLDDPQDPDKFTASFELKGKALVRNCQPLFDLLQEMLLSPDFSNLHRIQTVLNQIQVSLENSVPQSGHTYAARAAAASLSLAGWQREQWSGISQVALIRELAAKPVEDLGELATLLAGIAKQLFTQNQLQTAVTVEAENFTPFKVALRQLIGQIPAGSSQGNTVVEEFTPEPSAQGLLWSIPVNYVTRVFSTVSYTHPDSAALTVLAKLLRAEFLHREIREKGGAYGGLAGYNPEAGQFSMLSYRDPHLVRTLQVYEQAIDWAVAGEFSPDSIKESILAVFGDLDKPHSPAGAGADEFANIRQGMTLEMRNHMRRQLLAVDAAALQRVAEKYLKKGHSSVAVLAGEASLQQANEQLEQPLELRKI; encoded by the coding sequence ATGAACACACAAAAAATGTTTCCCGGTCAGTCAATTCACGGCTTTATCGTTGAGCAGGTTGATTCTCTTCCCGCGATTAATGCGACCATGATCCGTTTGCAGCATCAGGTCACTGGTGCCCGTTTTATGCATCTGGACCGGGATGATGATAACCATCTGTTCGCGGTGGGATTTCGGACTCCCCCTGATGATTCTACCGGGGTTGCTCATATTCTGGAGCATACGGCTCTGTGTGGATCGGAACGGTTTCCGGTGCGTGATCCGTTTTTTTCAATGCTCAAGCGCAGTCTTAACAGCTTTATGAATGCAATGACTGCCAGTGACTGGACACTCTATCCCTTTTCCAGTATGAACCGCAAAGACTTCCATAACCTGCTGGATATCTATCTGGATGCGGCTTTTTTCCCCCGTTTGACAGAGCGTGATTTCAGTCAGGAAGGGCATCGCCTTGAATATGCGATCGGCGATGATCCGTCGTCACCATTGGAATATAAGGGGGTTGTTTACAATGAGATGAAAGGGGCAATGTCCGACCCTTCCTCATTGTTGTCGCGGCGAATGGATAAGCACCTCTACCCGACGACAACCTATCGGCATAATTCCGGTGGTGAACCTGAAGATATTCCTGATTTGAGCTGGCAGCAATTACGTGATTTCCATGCCCGCTATTATCATCCAAGTAATTCCTGGTTTTTCAGCTCAGGAAATCTTGATTTGTCTGAACTGCTGGCCATCGTTGAAGACCGGGTCCTGAAAAAATTTGAACGCCTTGATCTGGATAGTGAAGTCCCGGTTGAGCAACGATTGGAAACGCCGGTAACGGTGACGGAAAAATATCCTCTGGATGCAGGCGACGTTCTGGAAAAACGCTCGATGGTTGAGGTGGCCTGGCTCGATAGTGATATTAACGACAGTTTTGAACGGTTGGCAATGTCTCTGCTTTCAGCTCTGCTGCTGGGAAATTCTGCTGCACCTCTTTATAAGGCGCTGTTGGACTCCGGCCTCGGTGCGAATCTGGCTCCGGGAACCGGTTATCATGATGACATCCGCACGACTTACTTCGCTGCCGGATTACAAGGGACCGATCCTGAGCATGCCCAGGCCATCGAAAAGCTGATTTTGGAAACTCTTGAACAGGTTGCTGAAGAGGGGTTCAGCCGGGAGCGGATTGATGCCGCGATCCACCGGCTTGAGTTTTCCAACCGTGAAGTGACGGGTGATAATTATCCCTATTCATTGCTGTTGTTGATGCGGTTGATTGGTCCCTGGATCCATGGTGGTGACCCTGTGGCAGCCCTGAAGTTTGAAGACAATCTGGGAAAAATTCAGCAGAAAATTGAAACAGAGCCATTTTTTGAAAATTTGATTCGTGACCGGCTTCTCAACAATCAACATCGGGTCACGCTGTTGTTGCAACCTGATACTGATCTTGGTCCCCGACAGGATGCCGCGACCCGGACTAAACTGGATAAAATTGAGAAACAGCTCAGTGAGACGGAAAAGCAGCAATTGGTGGAACGGGCCAAAGAATTACAAACAGCACAGGAAGAGGAGGAAGACCTCTCTTGTTTGCCGACTTTAGAGTTAAGCGATATCCCTGCGAATGAGGTTGCTGTGCCGGTTGAACAACAGCTGGAAGGAGAGGTTGAAACCTTCTGGTTTGCTCAGCCCACCAACGGTATTGGTGTTGTTGCTCTCAACTTTGGACTTGAAGGCTTAACGGCAGAACAGTGCAAATATCTTCCGGTTTTTAGTAGTTTACTGACCCAGATCGGTGCCGGTAAACGGGATTATTTGCAGATGGCTGAAGCAATGGAAGCGGTCACCGGTGGTATTTCAGCTCGGACTTCATTGCTTGATGATCCACAAGATCCCGATAAATTCACAGCAAGTTTTGAGCTGAAAGGGAAGGCGCTGGTTCGGAATTGTCAACCATTGTTCGATTTGCTGCAAGAGATGTTACTGAGCCCGGATTTCAGTAATTTACACCGGATTCAGACTGTATTGAATCAAATTCAGGTTTCCCTTGAAAATTCAGTTCCCCAGTCAGGCCATACTTATGCTGCAAGGGCTGCGGCAGCCTCTCTTTCTTTAGCGGGCTGGCAGCGGGAACAGTGGTCCGGGATCTCTCAAGTTGCCCTGATTCGTGAGCTGGCGGCTAAACCGGTCGAGGATCTGGGTGAGCTGGCAACTCTGCTGGCAGGGATAGCAAAGCAGTTATTTACCCAGAATCAGTTACAAACAGCGGTGACGGTTGAAGCGGAGAATTTTACACCGTTTAAAGTGGCTCTGCGGCAACTGATTGGACAGATCCCCGCTGGGTCTTCTCAGGGAAATACCGTTGTTGAAGAGTTTACCCCTGAGCCTTCAGCGCAGGGATTGCTCTGGTCTATCCCGGTTAATTATGTCACCCGGGTGTTCAGCACTGTTTCTTATACACACCCTGATAGTGCGGCCTTGACGGTTCTGGCAAAATTGCTGCGGGCTGAATTCCTCCATCGTGAAATCCGTGAAAAAGGAGGTGCCTATGGAGGTCTGGCCGGATACAATCCTGAGGCAGGGCAATTCAGCATGCTTTCTTACCGTGATCCCCACCTGGTGCGGACTTTACAGGTTTATGAACAGGCCATCGACTGGGCTGTTGCCGGAGAGTTTTCTCCTGATTCCATTAAAGAATCTATTCTGGCTGTTTTTGGTGACCTGGATAAGCCCCACTCTCCCGCAGGAGCCGGGGCTGATGAGTTTGCCAATATCCGCCAGGGAATGACGCTGGAAATGCGCAACCATATGCGACGACAGCTTTTGGCTGTTGATGCTGCCGCATTACAGCGGGTTGCT
- a CDS encoding cation-translocating P-type ATPase has protein sequence MTATGMNTEIGKIAHLLDTTEKIKTPLQKRLARVGRNLALVTLVLCGIVFIAGLLRGEDTMVMFLTAVSLVVAAVPEALPAVVTISLALGARKLVQQNSLIRRLPAVETLGSTTYICSDKTGTLTLNQMTVEALFNAEFERVDSSLPDRDDPLLLALALNNDIRISENGDPFGDPTELALYLKVRQLGYDPQQLKEQYPRIAEIPFSSERQAMSTLHRTPSGDVLLFCKGSFEAVSDRCQKFNRLAAESCVTTMAGDGLRILAFAWSRFKKGPKDLQALEMEKDLHFIGLSGALDPPREESAVAVRQCREAGITPVMITGDHPLTAARIAARIGIVGSTAARVISGSELATLSHDQLVELVADVRVYARVAPEQKLRIVAALQERGESVAMTGDGVNDAPALKRAEIGIAMGVTGTDVAKEAAEMVLLDDNFATIVRAVREGRVVYANLRKFFKYILACNAGEIWTIVLAPFLGLPLPLLPIHILWINLMTDGAPGLALAIEPAEKGIMRQPPIPPDESLFARGMWQQILWIGLLMAGSCLLTQKIAIVLGWHWQTMVFTVLCYSQLFNSLALRSERQSLFSQGLVSNRLLLLTVVVSVAVQLGIIYVPALQILFRTQALGAAELMFCFAMATIVFAAVEMEKWLLRRHWLRY, from the coding sequence GTGACTGCCACCGGGATGAATACCGAAATAGGTAAGATTGCCCACCTTCTCGATACGACTGAAAAGATCAAAACCCCGCTGCAAAAACGTCTTGCCCGGGTAGGGCGTAATCTTGCTCTGGTGACTCTGGTTCTCTGTGGCATCGTTTTTATTGCCGGACTGTTGCGTGGTGAAGACACCATGGTGATGTTTTTGACCGCGGTCAGCCTGGTTGTTGCTGCAGTTCCCGAAGCTCTTCCAGCTGTTGTGACGATCTCTCTGGCTCTGGGAGCCCGGAAGCTGGTACAGCAGAACAGCCTGATACGTCGGTTGCCGGCGGTGGAAACACTGGGGTCGACGACTTATATTTGCAGTGATAAAACCGGAACATTGACACTCAATCAGATGACGGTCGAAGCACTTTTTAATGCTGAATTTGAGAGAGTGGATAGTTCTCTTCCAGACAGGGACGATCCGCTTCTGCTTGCGCTGGCCTTGAACAACGATATCAGAATCAGTGAAAATGGAGATCCTTTTGGCGATCCTACTGAACTGGCACTTTATCTGAAAGTGCGTCAGCTTGGATACGATCCGCAACAGCTTAAGGAGCAATACCCGCGGATAGCAGAAATTCCATTCAGCTCTGAGCGCCAAGCGATGAGCACGCTGCATCGAACCCCGTCAGGCGATGTTCTGCTGTTCTGTAAGGGGAGCTTTGAAGCGGTCTCTGACCGCTGTCAGAAATTTAATCGTTTAGCGGCTGAATCTTGCGTTACGACAATGGCGGGTGATGGCTTACGTATACTCGCTTTTGCCTGGTCTCGATTTAAAAAGGGTCCAAAGGACCTTCAGGCATTGGAGATGGAGAAAGATCTCCATTTTATTGGTCTGAGTGGTGCCCTCGATCCCCCCAGGGAAGAAAGTGCCGTCGCTGTCCGGCAATGTCGGGAAGCCGGGATTACGCCAGTGATGATTACCGGAGATCATCCTCTGACGGCAGCACGGATTGCTGCGCGAATCGGAATTGTGGGCTCCACTGCCGCTCGTGTGATCAGCGGCTCAGAACTGGCAACGTTGTCGCATGATCAACTGGTTGAATTGGTTGCTGATGTCAGAGTCTACGCTCGAGTCGCTCCGGAACAGAAACTCCGAATCGTTGCTGCATTACAGGAGCGAGGCGAGTCCGTCGCCATGACCGGGGATGGTGTTAATGATGCCCCAGCACTGAAGAGGGCTGAAATCGGGATTGCGATGGGGGTCACTGGGACCGATGTCGCAAAAGAAGCGGCGGAAATGGTGCTGCTGGACGACAATTTTGCCACTATTGTCAGGGCGGTGCGGGAAGGCCGAGTGGTTTATGCAAATCTGCGTAAATTTTTTAAATATATTCTGGCCTGCAATGCCGGTGAAATCTGGACGATTGTTTTAGCTCCGTTTCTAGGATTGCCATTGCCGCTGTTGCCGATCCATATCCTCTGGATCAATCTGATGACCGATGGCGCTCCCGGGTTGGCATTAGCCATCGAACCTGCTGAAAAAGGAATTATGAGACAACCACCCATTCCTCCCGATGAAAGTTTATTTGCCCGGGGCATGTGGCAGCAAATTCTCTGGATCGGTTTACTGATGGCGGGCAGTTGTTTATTGACTCAGAAAATTGCCATTGTGCTGGGGTGGCATTGGCAGACGATGGTTTTTACCGTACTCTGTTATAGTCAGTTATTTAATTCTCTGGCTCTTCGCTCTGAAAGACAATCACTTTTCAGCCAGGGATTGGTGTCGAACCGGTTATTGCTGTTGACGGTCGTGGTCAGTGTTGCAGTCCAGCTGGGAATCATATATGTTCCCGCATTGCAAATATTGTTTCGTACGCAGGCCCTTGGTGCTGCGGAGTTGATGTTTTGTTTTGCCATGGCAACGATTGTTTTTGCTGCTGTTGAAATGGAAAAGTGGTTATTGCGTCGTCATTGGCTTAGATATTAA
- a CDS encoding inositol monophosphatase, which produces MGNYQNLLGIAKRSTTLAGEYLMSGFRTSPELTSFLGDKTRSGMFTEFDKGSNEILITNLAEGFFEEMNDAKVFICSEETGFSVVERKKKTAIDYHQSVSSCAIGENDYTWVIDPICGSIPFARGIADFIVAVSLMKGGETVLGVVYDPVQEEQFFAINGEGAYLNNQLIAPSNISSIEDAYLSIEHKIFRLAPTSDLQKLSSLIRRLRVAGTCGLELAYIACGRLDGLIKLDQPLYDYSAGVIILLEALKRKAGITQLDGVTRIYPHLSLDKNTSFVASNGLVHSAISCITKQWLFDCRTGVKN; this is translated from the coding sequence TTGGGAAACTACCAAAACCTATTGGGCATAGCCAAGAGATCGACCACCCTTGCGGGTGAATACCTCATGAGTGGGTTTAGGACTAGCCCAGAACTAACTTCCTTTCTGGGAGATAAAACTCGAAGCGGGATGTTTACGGAGTTTGATAAAGGTTCAAACGAAATATTGATCACAAATCTTGCCGAAGGTTTTTTTGAAGAAATGAATGATGCGAAAGTTTTCATTTGTTCTGAAGAAACTGGTTTTTCAGTAGTTGAAAGAAAGAAAAAAACTGCGATTGATTATCATCAATCCGTAAGTTCATGTGCTATAGGGGAAAATGACTACACATGGGTCATCGATCCTATTTGCGGGTCAATACCTTTTGCCAGAGGAATCGCCGATTTTATCGTTGCCGTTTCGCTAATGAAGGGTGGCGAGACGGTTTTAGGGGTTGTTTATGACCCAGTCCAAGAAGAACAGTTTTTTGCAATAAATGGAGAAGGGGCATATTTGAATAACCAATTAATAGCTCCTTCAAATATTTCCTCTATTGAAGATGCCTACCTATCTATTGAGCACAAAATTTTCAGATTAGCCCCAACAAGTGATTTACAGAAACTGTCGAGTTTAATTCGGAGACTTCGAGTCGCCGGGACATGTGGTCTGGAATTGGCCTATATAGCCTGCGGAAGACTTGATGGACTTATCAAATTAGATCAACCCCTATATGATTATTCCGCTGGGGTAATAATTCTCTTGGAAGCACTTAAAAGAAAAGCAGGAATTACACAACTTGATGGGGTTACTAGAATATATCCCCATTTAAGCCTTGATAAGAATACAAGTTTTGTTGCGTCAAATGGGCTTGTCCACTCGGCAATTTCATGCATAACAAAGCAATGGCTTTTTGATTGCCGGACAGGAGTTAAGAATTGA
- a CDS encoding cation-transporting P-type ATPase, with product MSNENFKEFYQLDLSALAEKLKTSSSGLSRGFAAERLQEVGFNQLREERKRSVWQMAYEQYRNPMIILLLIAAFISWLLGELKDTFVILMIVLLNGLIGFIQEYRAEKALSALKQLAAPFATVRRGGQFQQISAAELVPGDLLSLDSGAIVPADLRLNEVHALKVDESPLTGESIAIEKTAETLDQAGLPLSDRRNMAYRGTRVTYGHGVVL from the coding sequence GTGTCTAACGAAAATTTCAAAGAATTTTATCAACTGGATCTTTCTGCTCTTGCAGAAAAGTTAAAGACGTCTTCTTCTGGATTGAGCCGTGGTTTTGCCGCAGAGCGGCTTCAGGAAGTGGGTTTCAACCAACTGCGAGAAGAGCGCAAACGTTCTGTGTGGCAGATGGCCTATGAACAGTATCGCAATCCCATGATTATTCTTTTGTTGATTGCTGCATTCATTTCATGGCTGCTTGGTGAGCTTAAAGATACCTTTGTGATTTTGATGATTGTTCTTCTCAATGGCTTGATCGGTTTTATCCAGGAGTACCGTGCTGAAAAAGCATTGTCCGCTTTAAAACAGTTGGCAGCACCATTTGCAACGGTCCGTCGTGGTGGACAATTTCAACAGATTTCTGCTGCTGAGCTGGTGCCGGGAGATCTTTTGTCTTTGGATTCAGGAGCTATTGTTCCTGCTGATTTGCGGTTGAATGAGGTCCATGCGTTAAAAGTCGATGAATCACCGTTAACCGGTGAATCAATTGCCATTGAAAAAACTGCTGAGACTTTGGATCAGGCGGGTTTGCCTTTGAGTGACCGGCGTAATATGGCTTACCGTGGTACCCGGGTGACTTATGGCCATGGAGTGGTTTTGTGA